A genomic stretch from Desulfovibrio sp. TomC includes:
- a CDS encoding ABC transporter ATP-binding protein: MSEALYELNKVRKVYQGPAEEVTVLTGLDFTIAPGDSLAILGASGSGKSSLLHLLGALDQPTSGTIHFAGRDLAKLTVKEAASIRNHEIGFIFQFHHLLPEFTTLENVAMPALIAGTERKQAFAQARASLSLVGLDERAEHRVTTLSGGERQRAAIARAVLLRPSVLLADEPTGNLDEATGARVGEMLAHLNAELGMTLVVVTHNHNLAALMGRRLELQGGELYARNEKIRS, encoded by the coding sequence ATGAGTGAGGCCCTCTACGAGCTCAACAAGGTCCGCAAGGTCTACCAGGGGCCGGCCGAGGAAGTGACCGTGCTGACGGGCCTGGACTTCACCATCGCCCCGGGCGACTCCCTGGCCATCCTGGGGGCCTCGGGTTCGGGAAAATCTTCCCTGCTCCATCTTTTGGGCGCCCTTGACCAACCGACCTCGGGAACCATCCATTTTGCCGGCCGGGATCTGGCGAAATTGACCGTGAAAGAGGCGGCGTCGATACGTAACCATGAGATAGGATTCATTTTTCAATTCCACCATCTGCTGCCCGAATTCACGACGCTGGAAAATGTGGCCATGCCGGCCCTTATTGCCGGCACCGAAAGAAAACAAGCTTTTGCCCAGGCCAGGGCATCTTTGTCGCTCGTGGGACTTGATGAAAGGGCCGAACACAGGGTAACAACCCTTTCCGGGGGAGAGAGACAGAGGGCGGCCATCGCCCGTGCCGTCCTATTGCGGCCGTCTGTCCTTTTGGCCGATGAACCTACCGGTAATCTCGACGAAGCCACTGGCGCCCGGGTCGGCGAAATGCTCGCCCACCTCAACGCCGAGTTAGGCATGACGTTGGTTGTGGTCACACACAACCATAACCTGGCCGCTCTGATGGGCCGGAGACTGGAGCTGCAGGGTGGAGAACTCTATGCGCGGAATGAAAAAATTCGGTCTTAA